In Deltaproteobacteria bacterium, the genomic stretch CACCCGGCAGGGAGTCCCCTACCTGATGGACATTCCAGTCCTCGGCTGGGCCTTCCGCGTGAACAGCGACACGACCCTACGGACCGAGCTGATCATCCTCATCTCCCCCTACGTCGTCCGCACCCGCGAGGAGGCGCGCGAGGTGACCGGCGAGTTCGCCGACCGGCTCCAGGGCCTGAAGCGCATGGGCGAGGCGCTGCGCGCGCGCCACGAGCGCTACAAGGCGAGGCGCGAGAAGACCCGCGATGATGCCGGCGGTGGGCCGGGCGCGCCGAGCCCCTGAGCCGGCGCCCCGCCGCCCGACGCTTGCAGTGACGCGGGGCACACGGTAGGTAGGGCGGCTTTTTTCACCTACACGAAGGGGCGAGGTGAGGGGCGATGATCCCGCTCGTGATGCTCATCAGCGTCTTGTCGCTGGCGTTCGCGGTCTACCTGGCGCGGGAGGTCCTGGCCGCCGACGAGGGCACCCCGCAGATGCAGGAGATCGCGGGCGCCATCAAGGAGGGCGCGGAGGCGTTCCTCCGCCGGCAGAACGCCACCATCTTCGGGATCGGGCTCGGCGTCGCGGCCCTCATTTTCGTGCTCTACGCCTTCGTGCGCCCGCCGAACCCCAACGACCCGGCCAGCCCCTTCAACATGGCGGTGGCGACCACGCTGGCCTTCTGCTTCGGGGCGCTGTGCTCGGGCGTGTCTGGCTACGTCGGCATGTTCGTGTCCATCCGCGCCAACCTGCGCACGGCCTCGGCGGTGCGCTCGAGTCTCAACCGCGCGCTCCAGCTCGCGCTCCGCGGCGGGGCCGTGTCGGGCCTGTTCGTGGTCGCCATGAGCCTCCTCGGCGTGGGCGGACTCTTCGTCGCCCTGCGCGCCTTCGGGGTGGCGGACGAGAAGATCCCGCTCCTGATCGTCGGCTACGGCTTCGGCGCGAGCCTGGTCGCGCTCTTCGCGCAGCTGGGCGGCGGCATCTACACCAAGGCGGCCGACGTCGGCGCCGACCTGGTCGGCAAGGTCGAGGCCGGCATCCCCGAGGACGACCCGCGCAACCCGGCGGTGATCGCGGACCTCGTCGGCGACAACGTCGGGGACTGCGCCGGCCGCGGCGCCGACCTCTTCGAGTCGACGGCGGCCGAGAACATCGGCGCCATGATCCTCGGCGCGGGGCTCGCGACGGCGGCGCTGAGGACGGGCGTCCACTTCGCGGCAGGCATGCTCGGCGTCATGCTCTTCCCGCTCGTGGCGCGCGCCTTCGGGCTGATCGCCTCGATCGTCGGCGTGATGGCGGTCCGCACCGACGAGAACGCGGACCCGATGAGCGCGCTCAACCGCGGCTACTACATCGCCGCCGGGCTGGCACTCCTCGGCTTCGGGGTGGCGACGCGCTGGCTCCTCCACGCCCCCGAGCGCCCGCTCGCGTGGCTCCACTTCTTCGCCTGCGGGCTCGTCGGCATCGCGACCTCGCAGGCCTTCGTCTACATCACGCAGTACTACACCGAGTACCGCTACCGCCCGGTGCGAGAGATCGCCGCGGCGGCCCAGACCGGCCCGGCGACGACGATCATCACCGGCATGTCGGTGGCCCTCGAGTGCACCGCCATCCCGACCATCGTCATCTCCCTCGCGATCCTCGGCTCCTATCTCCTCGGCCGGGCGACGGGCATCCCCGGCGCGGGCCTCTTCGGCACCGCCGTCGCCACCATGGGGATGCTCGCCACCGCGGCCTACATCCTCGCCATGGACACCTTCGGCCCGATCACCGACAACGCAGGCGGCATCGTCGAGATGAGCCATCAGCCCGAGGACATCCGCAAGAAGACCGACCGTCTCGACGCGGTCGGCAACACCACCAAGGCCCTCACCAAGGGCTACGCGATC encodes the following:
- a CDS encoding sodium-translocating pyrophosphatase; the protein is MIPLVMLISVLSLAFAVYLAREVLAADEGTPQMQEIAGAIKEGAEAFLRRQNATIFGIGLGVAALIFVLYAFVRPPNPNDPASPFNMAVATTLAFCFGALCSGVSGYVGMFVSIRANLRTASAVRSSLNRALQLALRGGAVSGLFVVAMSLLGVGGLFVALRAFGVADEKIPLLIVGYGFGASLVALFAQLGGGIYTKAADVGADLVGKVEAGIPEDDPRNPAVIADLVGDNVGDCAGRGADLFESTAAENIGAMILGAGLATAALRTGVHFAAGMLGVMLFPLVARAFGLIASIVGVMAVRTDENADPMSALNRGYYIAAGLALLGFGVATRWLLHAPERPLAWLHFFACGLVGIATSQAFVYITQYYTEYRYRPVREIAAAAQTGPATTIITGMSVALECTAIPTIVISLAILGSYLLGRATGIPGAGLFGTAVATMGMLATAAYILAMDTFGPITDNAGGIVEMSHQPEDIRKKTDRLDAVGNTTKALTKGYAIGSAALAAFLLFSAYLDEVRNYGFKIETVDIAKPEIFVGGLLGAMLVFLFSALAIRAVSQAAQYVIMDVRA